One segment of Dolichospermum sp. DET69 DNA contains the following:
- a CDS encoding photosystem I assembly protein Ycf4, translated as MTVSTSINKSENLLYKKVLGSRRFSNYWWASIVTMGATGFFLAGISSYLKVNLLIVTDATQLIFVPQGLVMGLYGTAGLLLATYLWLVVLWDLGGGYNEFNQETGTLKIFRWGFPGKNRQIQIDGRIKDVQSVRIVIKEGLNPQRALYLRVKGRRDIPLTRVGQPLSLADLETQGAQLARFLGVSLEGL; from the coding sequence ATGACGGTATCAACATCAATCAACAAAAGCGAGAACCTCCTTTATAAAAAAGTCCTTGGTTCCCGTCGGTTTAGTAACTACTGGTGGGCAAGCATTGTGACTATGGGAGCCACTGGTTTTTTCTTAGCTGGTATCTCTAGTTATCTCAAAGTTAATTTACTCATAGTTACTGATGCAACGCAACTAATATTTGTCCCTCAAGGATTGGTGATGGGATTATATGGTACTGCTGGCTTGCTATTAGCCACATATTTATGGCTAGTAGTTTTATGGGATTTAGGCGGCGGCTATAATGAGTTCAATCAGGAAACAGGGACATTAAAAATTTTTCGTTGGGGTTTTCCAGGGAAAAACCGTCAAATCCAAATTGACGGACGGATCAAAGATGTCCAATCTGTCAGAATTGTGATTAAAGAAGGTCTGAATCCTCAACGGGCTTTGTATCTTCGGGTTAAGGGTAGAAGGGATATTCCTCTCACAAGAGTAGGTCAACCATTATCTTTGGCTGATTTGGAAACCCAAGGCGCCCAGTTAGCTCGTTTTTTAGGAGTATCCTTAGAAGGACTCTAG
- a CDS encoding nicotinate phosphoribosyltransferase: MTTFPDIDNKRKSYENPELNLSSEDYSLLTDLYQLTMAACYVGEGIEQKQASFELFVRRLPDGFGYLIAMGLAQALEYLTKFRFNDSQIAALQSTGIFTHANERFWQLLRKGCFTGDVWAVAEGTAVFANEPMLRVEAPLWQAQIVETYLLNTLNYQTLIATKAARLRDIAGEKATLLEFGTRRAFSPQASLWAARAALAGGLDATSNVLAALQLGQKPSGTMAHALVMALSALEGSEEQALTTFHQYFPDAPLLIDTYDPVAAAEKLAEKVNSGNLELSGVRLDSGDLVSLSKQVRSLLPNISIFASGDLDEWEISRLKKEGAEIDGYGLGTKLVTGSPVNGVYKLVDIDGIPVMKESIGKFTYPGKKQIFRSFIDGKIYKDRLGLIAEKSEHEKPLLQLVMKEGKQLQAPKTLTIIRQRTAASVASLPEQTRRLENPTSVKIEISEPLQKLTEKTKRRDK; encoded by the coding sequence TAGACAATAAGAGGAAAAGCTATGAAAATCCTGAACTAAATCTTAGTTCTGAGGATTATAGCTTGCTAACAGATCTTTATCAGCTAACAATGGCAGCTTGTTATGTTGGTGAAGGGATAGAACAAAAACAAGCCAGCTTTGAATTGTTTGTGAGGCGCTTACCTGATGGTTTTGGCTATTTAATAGCAATGGGTTTAGCGCAAGCTTTGGAATATTTGACTAAATTTCGGTTTAATGATTCGCAAATTGCCGCTTTGCAGTCAACAGGCATTTTTACCCATGCCAATGAGCGTTTTTGGCAACTTTTGCGAAAAGGTTGTTTTACAGGAGATGTGTGGGCAGTTGCCGAAGGAACAGCGGTATTTGCTAATGAACCTATGCTAAGGGTAGAAGCACCTTTATGGCAAGCGCAAATAGTAGAAACATATCTTTTAAATACTCTCAATTATCAAACTTTAATTGCCACTAAAGCCGCAAGATTACGGGATATAGCGGGAGAAAAAGCCACACTTTTAGAATTTGGTACGAGAAGGGCTTTTAGTCCCCAAGCCTCTTTATGGGCGGCGCGGGCGGCTTTGGCAGGTGGTTTAGATGCCACTTCCAATGTGTTAGCTGCGCTACAGCTAGGACAAAAACCGAGTGGTACAATGGCACACGCTTTAGTCATGGCTTTATCAGCTTTAGAAGGGAGTGAAGAACAGGCTTTGACGACATTTCATCAATATTTTCCCGATGCACCATTATTAATTGATACTTATGATCCGGTGGCTGCGGCGGAGAAATTAGCAGAAAAGGTTAATTCTGGCAACTTAGAATTATCGGGAGTGCGGTTAGATTCTGGGGATTTAGTTAGTTTATCAAAACAAGTGCGATCGCTATTACCTAATATCTCAATTTTCGCTAGTGGAGATTTAGATGAATGGGAAATTAGCCGACTGAAAAAAGAAGGTGCAGAAATTGATGGTTATGGATTAGGCACAAAATTAGTTACAGGTTCACCAGTAAATGGCGTTTATAAACTTGTAGATATTGATGGTATTCCTGTAATGAAAGAATCAATTGGTAAATTCACTTATCCGGGTAAAAAACAAATTTTTCGTTCCTTTATAGATGGTAAAATATATAAAGATAGATTAGGCTTAATCGCCGAAAAATCAGAACATGAAAAACCTTTATTACAGTTAGTAATGAAAGAGGGTAAACAATTACAAGCACCAAAAACTTTAACAATAATTCGTCAAAGAACTGCGGCTTCAGTTGCTAGTTTACCAGAACAAACACGCAGATTAGAAAATCCTACTTCTGTTAAAATCGAAATCTCAGAACCATTACAGAAATTGACAGAAAAAACCAAACGAAGAGATAAATAA
- the psbD gene encoding photosystem II D2 protein (photosystem q(a) protein), whose product MTIAVGRAPSRGWFDVLDDWLKRDRFVFVGWSGILLFPCAFLALGGWLTGTTFVTSWYTHGLASSYLEGANFLTVAVSTPANSMGHSLLFLWGPEAQGDFTRWIQLGGLWPFVALHGAFGLIGFMLRQFEVARLVGLRPYNALAFSGPIAVFVSVFLMYPLGQSSWFFAPSFGVAAIFRFLLFLQGFHNWTLNPFHMMGVAGILGGALLCAIHGATVENTLFDDGEGSNTFRAFNPTQAEETYSMVTANRFWSQIFGVAFSNKRWLHFFMLFVPVTGLWMSSIGIVGLALNLRAYDFVSQELRAAEDPEFETFYTKNILLNEGIRAWMAPQDQPHEQFVFPEEVLPRGNAL is encoded by the coding sequence ATGACCATCGCAGTTGGACGCGCCCCTAGTAGAGGGTGGTTTGACGTATTAGACGACTGGTTAAAGCGCGATCGCTTCGTATTCGTAGGCTGGTCAGGAATATTATTATTCCCCTGTGCCTTCCTTGCGTTAGGCGGTTGGCTAACCGGTACAACCTTCGTCACATCTTGGTATACCCACGGACTAGCATCCTCCTATTTAGAAGGAGCTAACTTTCTCACAGTAGCAGTATCCACACCAGCTAATAGCATGGGACATTCCCTGTTGTTCCTGTGGGGTCCTGAAGCTCAAGGTGACTTCACCCGTTGGATTCAACTGGGTGGTTTGTGGCCTTTCGTAGCCTTACATGGTGCTTTCGGTCTGATTGGCTTTATGTTACGCCAATTTGAAGTAGCCCGTCTTGTAGGTCTTCGTCCTTATAACGCTCTTGCTTTCTCCGGTCCTATTGCCGTATTCGTCAGCGTTTTTCTGATGTATCCTTTAGGACAATCCAGCTGGTTTTTTGCCCCCAGCTTTGGAGTAGCCGCAATTTTCCGTTTCCTCCTATTCCTCCAAGGTTTCCATAACTGGACACTTAACCCCTTCCACATGATGGGTGTAGCAGGTATCTTAGGTGGGGCTTTACTTTGTGCCATTCATGGTGCGACAGTAGAAAACACCCTATTTGATGATGGTGAAGGTTCAAACACTTTCCGCGCCTTCAATCCTACCCAAGCTGAAGAAACCTACTCCATGGTGACAGCAAACCGTTTCTGGTCACAGATTTTCGGTGTTGCTTTCTCCAACAAACGTTGGTTACACTTCTTCATGTTGTTTGTCCCAGTTACAGGACTGTGGATGAGTTCCATTGGTATCGTTGGTTTAGCATTAAACCTGCGGGCTTATGACTTCGTTTCCCAAGAATTACGGGCAGCAGAAGACCCAGAGTTTGAAACTTTCTATACCAAAAATATTTTGCTAAACGAGGGTATCCGCGCTTGGATGGCTCCTCAAGATCAACCCCACGAACAGTTCGTATTCCCAGAGGAGGTACTCCCACGTGGTAACGCTCTCTAA
- a CDS encoding Uma2 family endonuclease: protein MIITKHRANRVMLYNISWQQFENLLKDLGENRAARVAYDDGTLEIMTPLPEHESYKEVISDAVKDIAEELDLDYESLGSTTWKKEGKMVGIEADNCFYFQNEALVRGRLDLDLQRDPPPDLALEIDITNKSLNRFPIYARLGVPEIWCYDSGELKIYLLQHGEYIESERSLVFPSLEIRDLPKLIEQNRLNGRRAIRKAVREWVHQKR from the coding sequence ATGATAATAACCAAACATCGGGCTAATAGAGTGATGCTTTATAACATCAGTTGGCAACAGTTTGAAAATCTCTTAAAAGATTTAGGAGAAAACCGTGCTGCTAGAGTGGCTTATGATGATGGAACTTTGGAAATTATGACACCTTTACCAGAACACGAATCTTATAAAGAAGTAATTAGTGATGCAGTTAAAGATATCGCTGAAGAGTTGGATTTAGACTATGAAAGTTTAGGTTCAACTACCTGGAAAAAAGAAGGCAAAATGGTAGGAATAGAGGCAGATAATTGCTTTTATTTTCAAAATGAAGCATTAGTTAGGGGTAGATTAGATTTAGATTTACAAAGAGATCCACCTCCTGATTTAGCACTAGAAATTGATATTACTAATAAGTCTTTAAATCGGTTTCCGATTTATGCTCGGTTGGGAGTTCCTGAAATTTGGTGTTATGATTCGGGTGAATTGAAGATTTATCTTTTGCAACATGGGGAATATATAGAATCTGAGAGAAGTTTAGTATTTCCTAGTTTAGAAATTCGGGATTTACCTAAATTAATTGAACAAAATCGGTTAAATGGTAGACGGGCAATTAGAAAAGCAGTGCGGGAATGGGTACATCAAAAGAGATAA
- the psbC gene encoding photosystem II reaction center protein CP43, with protein sequence MVTLSNRVISGGRDQESSGFAWWSGNARLINLSGKLLGAHVAHAGLIVFWAGAMTLFEVSHFVPEKPMYEQGLILLPHIATLGWGVGAGGEVFDTFPYFVVGVLHLISSAVLGFGGIYHAVRGPETLEEYSSFFGYDWKDKNKMTNIIGFHLIILGCGALLLVLKAMFFGGVYDTWAPGGGDVRVITNPTLNPAIIFGYLIKAPFGGEGWIVSVDNMEDLIGGHIWVALICIAGGIWHIFTKPFAWARRALIWSGEAYLSYSLGALSLMGFIASIMVWYNNTAYPSEFFGPTGPEASQAQALTFLIRDQRLGANVGSAQGPTGLGKYLMRSPTGEIIFGGETMRFWDFRGPWLEPLRGPNGLDLEKIKNDIQPWQARRAAEYMTHAPLGSLNSVGGVATEINSFNYVSPRAWLACSHFVLGFFFLIGHLWHAGRARAAAGGFEKGINRDTEPVMFMPDLD encoded by the coding sequence GTGGTAACGCTCTCTAATAGAGTTATTAGTGGTGGACGCGACCAAGAATCCAGCGGTTTCGCTTGGTGGTCCGGCAACGCCCGTCTAATCAATTTATCTGGTAAACTGCTTGGCGCTCACGTAGCCCATGCTGGTTTAATCGTCTTCTGGGCTGGAGCAATGACTTTATTTGAAGTCTCTCACTTCGTCCCAGAAAAGCCCATGTATGAACAAGGCTTGATTCTGCTTCCTCACATTGCCACATTGGGTTGGGGCGTTGGTGCGGGTGGTGAAGTTTTTGATACATTCCCATATTTTGTTGTCGGTGTACTTCACTTAATTTCCTCCGCAGTTCTAGGTTTTGGCGGTATTTATCATGCCGTTCGTGGTCCTGAAACCTTAGAAGAATATTCTTCTTTCTTTGGTTATGACTGGAAAGACAAGAACAAAATGACCAACATCATCGGCTTCCACCTGATTATCTTAGGATGTGGTGCGTTGTTGTTGGTGCTGAAGGCTATGTTCTTCGGTGGAGTTTATGATACCTGGGCTCCAGGTGGTGGTGATGTGCGTGTGATTACTAATCCCACACTTAATCCAGCCATTATCTTCGGTTATCTAATCAAAGCTCCTTTCGGTGGCGAAGGCTGGATTGTGAGCGTTGATAACATGGAAGATCTTATCGGCGGTCACATCTGGGTTGCTTTGATTTGCATTGCCGGTGGTATCTGGCACATCTTCACTAAGCCTTTTGCTTGGGCGCGTCGGGCTTTGATCTGGTCAGGTGAAGCTTATCTTTCCTATAGCTTAGGCGCTCTTTCCTTGATGGGCTTTATCGCTTCTATCATGGTTTGGTATAACAACACTGCATACCCCAGCGAATTCTTTGGTCCTACTGGTCCTGAAGCTTCTCAAGCACAAGCTTTAACCTTCTTGATTCGTGACCAACGCTTAGGTGCTAACGTCGGTTCTGCTCAAGGTCCTACCGGTCTAGGTAAATACTTGATGCGCTCTCCTACTGGTGAAATCATCTTCGGTGGTGAAACCATGCGCTTCTGGGATTTCCGTGGTCCTTGGTTAGAGCCTCTTCGTGGTCCTAACGGTCTTGATTTAGAAAAAATCAAGAACGATATTCAACCTTGGCAAGCACGTCGTGCCGCTGAATACATGACACACGCTCCTCTGGGTTCTTTGAACTCTGTGGGTGGTGTAGCTACAGAAATTAACTCCTTTAACTATGTGTCTCCTCGCGCTTGGTTGGCGTGTTCACACTTCGTTTTAGGATTCTTCTTCCTCATTGGTCACTTGTGGCACGCAGGCCGCGCCCGTGCTGCTGCTGGTGGTTTTGAGAAAGGTATTAACCGTGATACAGAACCAGTCATGTTTATGCCTGACCTTGACTAG
- a CDS encoding NUDIX hydrolase, with protein MPIRNPKKILNPINQQPLADFKVGVDNVIFSVDTAQNRLLVLLVMRQQEPFANSWSLPGTLVRQGESLENAAYRIMAEKIKVNNLYLEQLYTFGGPNRDPREEIDSYGVRYLSVSYFALVRFEEAELIADKVAGIAWYPVKQLPQLAFDHNEIITYGHGRLKNKLEYSPVAFEVLPETFTLNDLYQLYTTVLGENFADYSNFRARLLKLGFLSDTGIKVSKGAGRPASLYRFDKEAFAPFKDKPLVFI; from the coding sequence ATGCCAATACGTAACCCCAAAAAGATTTTGAACCCTATAAATCAACAACCTTTAGCTGACTTTAAAGTTGGTGTTGATAATGTGATTTTTTCTGTAGATACTGCCCAAAATAGGCTGTTAGTTCTCTTAGTCATGCGACAACAAGAACCATTTGCAAATTCTTGGAGTCTTCCTGGTACTTTAGTTCGTCAAGGAGAATCCTTAGAAAATGCAGCTTATCGGATTATGGCTGAGAAAATAAAGGTAAATAATCTTTATTTAGAACAACTTTATACTTTTGGTGGTCCTAACCGTGACCCCAGAGAAGAAATTGATAGTTATGGAGTCCGTTATTTATCAGTTAGTTATTTTGCCTTAGTCAGATTTGAAGAAGCAGAATTAATTGCTGATAAAGTTGCGGGTATTGCTTGGTATCCTGTCAAACAATTACCACAATTAGCATTTGACCACAATGAGATTATTACCTATGGACATGGAAGATTAAAAAACAAATTAGAATATAGTCCCGTAGCTTTTGAAGTCTTGCCAGAAACTTTTACTTTAAACGATTTGTATCAACTATACACTACAGTTTTAGGTGAAAATTTTGCAGATTATTCCAATTTTCGAGCGCGGTTACTCAAATTAGGTTTTTTATCTGATACGGGAATTAAAGTATCAAAAGGTGCAGGTCGTCCTGCGAGTTTGTATAGGTTTGATAAGGAAGCATTTGCACCATTTAAAGATAAGCCGTTGGTGTTTATTTAA
- a CDS encoding beta-ketoacyl-ACP synthase, whose translation MVRVVVTGIGLVSALGKSLETSWQNLLLGKTGIKLHQLFPELGMIPLGLIAEKPSLLNTLTEIVVTSALEDAQLVAPLADCAVVIGSSRSYQASWEMMARQMYGQENGVNLDHWLNTLPNMNAIAVAQQIGATGAVLAPMAACATGIWAIAQAAMLIKSGQYQRVIAGAIEAPITPLTIAGFQQMGALAKTGAYPFDLQREGLVLGEGGAVLMLESAELATQRQAKIYGEILGFGLTADAYHGNSPEPTGKSAIMAIKQCLERSQITPTDIDYIHTHGTATQLNDRIESKIIQSLFPTKLAISSTKGSTGHTLGASGALGVAFSLMALQQGILPPCVGLQQPEFNLNLITSAQASKIQQGLCFSFGFGGQNAVIALGTSDTISG comes from the coding sequence TTGGTTAGGGTTGTTGTTACGGGTATTGGTCTAGTTTCCGCTTTAGGTAAAAGCTTAGAGACTAGTTGGCAAAATTTACTATTAGGAAAAACTGGGATTAAATTACATCAACTATTTCCTGAATTGGGAATGATTCCCCTGGGATTAATTGCTGAAAAACCCTCTTTATTAAATACACTAACGGAAATAGTTGTTACCTCAGCTTTAGAGGATGCCCAATTAGTAGCACCATTGGCTGATTGTGCTGTAGTTATTGGTTCTAGTCGGAGTTATCAAGCATCTTGGGAGATGATGGCCCGACAGATGTATGGGCAAGAAAACGGAGTAAATTTAGATCACTGGTTAAATACTTTACCTAATATGAATGCGATCGCTGTGGCACAACAAATTGGGGCAACAGGGGCAGTTTTAGCACCAATGGCGGCTTGTGCAACGGGAATTTGGGCGATCGCTCAAGCTGCTATGTTAATTAAATCTGGACAATATCAACGAGTAATTGCAGGGGCAATAGAAGCACCTATTACCCCACTGACAATTGCCGGATTTCAGCAAATGGGGGCTTTAGCGAAAACAGGGGCTTATCCCTTTGATTTGCAGCGGGAAGGGTTGGTATTAGGTGAAGGTGGTGCTGTCTTGATGCTTGAGTCTGCGGAGTTAGCAACTCAAAGACAAGCCAAGATTTATGGAGAAATTTTAGGTTTTGGACTAACAGCGGACGCATATCATGGAAATTCACCAGAACCAACGGGTAAAAGTGCAATTATGGCAATTAAACAATGTTTAGAACGTAGTCAGATCACACCCACGGACATAGACTACATTCATACTCATGGTACAGCGACTCAGTTAAATGACCGCATTGAAAGCAAAATTATCCAAAGCTTATTTCCGACAAAATTAGCGATTAGTTCCACTAAAGGTAGCACAGGTCATACATTAGGAGCATCTGGAGCTTTAGGTGTAGCCTTTTCATTAATGGCATTACAGCAGGGAATTTTACCTCCTTGTGTGGGACTACAGCAACCAGAGTTCAATTTAAACTTGATCACATCAGCACAAGCAAGTAAAATTCAGCAAGGGTTATGTTTTAGTTTTGGTTTTGGTGGACAAAATGCTGTTATAGCTTTAGGAACAAGTGATACCATTTCTGGATAA
- a CDS encoding NAD+ synthase, with product MKIAIAQINPIIGDLPGNAQKILEMSQQAVLKGVRLLLTPELSICGYPPRDLLLNPTFVEAMDKTLQKLAEDLPANLAVLVGTVVINSQAHITGGKNLFNSIALLENGKIQQIFHKRLLPTYDVFDEKRYFEPGLKPNYFILDDLKIGVTICEDSWNDEEFWGKRSYAVNPIADLANLGVDLIVNLSASPYTVSKQYLREAMLKYSAVNFQQPIIYTNQVGGNDDLIFDGRSFALNKQGEIVCRAKGFISDFLTVEFNSNKQDLELGDISPVDKSEEEEIWNALVLGVKDYVGKCRFSKVLLGLSGGVDSALVAAIAAAALGKENVIGVLMPSPYSSEHSISDALALADNLDIQTQMLPIGELMQGFDNSLGELFTGTEFGIAEENLQSRIRGNLLMAISNKFGYLLLSTGNKSEVAVGYCTLYGDMNGGLSVIADVPKTRVYSLCQWLNSYHQQEIIPQNILTKAPSAELKPGQVDQDSLPAYEILDDILDRLIHQHQSTAEIIIAGHDPAIVDRVLQLLSRAEFKRRQAAPGLKITDRAFGTGWRMPIASSWLALRGCLKSF from the coding sequence ATGAAAATCGCTATCGCTCAAATTAATCCTATTATTGGTGATTTACCAGGAAATGCTCAAAAGATTCTGGAAATGTCACAACAAGCAGTATTAAAAGGTGTGCGTTTATTATTAACACCTGAATTATCTATTTGTGGTTATCCACCTAGAGATTTATTATTAAATCCTACTTTTGTAGAAGCAATGGATAAAACTTTGCAAAAGTTAGCTGAAGATTTACCAGCAAATTTAGCTGTATTGGTGGGAACTGTTGTGATAAATTCCCAAGCGCATATTACTGGAGGTAAAAATTTATTTAACAGTATTGCTTTATTAGAAAATGGAAAAATTCAGCAAATTTTTCACAAAAGGCTATTACCTACCTACGATGTCTTTGATGAAAAACGCTATTTTGAACCTGGACTAAAACCTAATTATTTTATATTAGATGATTTGAAGATTGGTGTGACAATTTGTGAAGATTCATGGAATGATGAGGAATTTTGGGGTAAACGGAGTTATGCGGTTAATCCTATTGCTGATTTAGCAAATTTAGGTGTAGATTTAATTGTGAATTTATCGGCTTCACCCTATACAGTTAGTAAACAATATCTGCGAGAAGCGATGTTAAAATATAGTGCAGTTAATTTTCAACAACCGATTATTTATACAAATCAAGTTGGCGGAAATGATGATTTAATTTTTGATGGTCGGAGTTTTGCTTTAAATAAACAAGGTGAAATTGTCTGTCGTGCTAAGGGTTTTATTTCTGATTTTCTGACTGTTGAATTTAATAGCAATAAACAAGATTTAGAATTAGGTGATATTTCCCCAGTTGATAAATCTGAAGAAGAGGAAATTTGGAATGCTTTGGTTTTGGGAGTTAAAGATTATGTCGGTAAATGTCGCTTTTCTAAAGTCTTGTTGGGGTTAAGTGGTGGAGTTGATTCGGCTTTAGTTGCGGCTATTGCTGCTGCTGCATTAGGTAAAGAAAATGTGATTGGTGTTTTAATGCCTTCTCCCTATAGTTCTGAACATTCTATTAGTGACGCTTTAGCATTAGCGGACAATTTAGATATTCAAACTCAGATGTTACCCATTGGGGAATTAATGCAAGGTTTTGATAATTCTCTGGGTGAGTTATTTACAGGAACAGAATTTGGTATTGCCGAGGAAAATCTGCAATCTCGGATTCGTGGTAATTTATTAATGGCAATTTCTAATAAATTTGGTTATCTGCTTTTATCTACTGGCAATAAATCAGAAGTTGCTGTTGGTTATTGCACTCTTTATGGGGATATGAATGGTGGTTTATCAGTCATTGCTGATGTTCCTAAAACCCGTGTTTATTCACTTTGTCAATGGTTAAATTCTTATCATCAACAAGAAATTATTCCCCAAAATATTCTTACCAAAGCACCTAGCGCGGAACTTAAACCTGGTCAAGTTGACCAAGATTCCTTACCAGCTTATGAAATTTTAGACGATATTCTCGACCGTTTAATTCATCAACATCAATCAACCGCAGAAATTATTATTGCAGGTCATGACCCAGCCATTGTTGATAGAGTATTACAATTATTATCGCGTGCGGAATTCAAACGCCGACAAGCCGCACCAGGATTAAAAATAACTGACCGTGCATTTGGAACTGGTTGGAGAATGCCTATTGCTAGTAGTTGGTTAGCATTAAGAGGGTGTTTGAAAAGTTTTTAA
- a CDS encoding nicotinate-nucleotide adenylyltransferase yields MKIALFGTSADPPTAGHLIILKWLSEHYDWVAVWAADNPLKSQQTPLDHRAAMLELLIKDINVSRQNIALEQDLSSWKTIETVAKAKLRWGENIEYTLVIGADLVNQLPRWYHVQDLLQQVQLLVIPRPGYIIDDSSLDKVKQIGGKIAIANLIGLNVSSTAFREQGDINNLTPPVIAYIHQQHLYECQYVTPKRF; encoded by the coding sequence ATGAAAATAGCCTTATTTGGGACAAGTGCAGATCCTCCAACTGCTGGACATTTGATAATTCTTAAATGGTTATCTGAACATTATGATTGGGTAGCTGTTTGGGCTGCGGATAATCCTCTCAAATCCCAACAAACGCCTTTAGATCATCGGGCAGCCATGTTAGAGTTGTTAATTAAAGATATCAATGTTTCTAGACAAAATATTGCTTTAGAACAAGATTTAAGTAGTTGGAAAACTATAGAAACCGTAGCCAAAGCAAAATTGCGCTGGGGTGAAAATATTGAATATACTTTAGTAATTGGTGCTGATTTAGTCAATCAATTACCTCGCTGGTATCATGTTCAAGATTTATTACAACAAGTGCAATTATTGGTAATTCCCAGACCAGGATATATTATAGATGATTCCAGTTTAGACAAAGTTAAACAAATAGGAGGAAAAATTGCCATTGCTAATTTAATTGGATTAAATGTTTCCTCTACCGCTTTTCGTGAACAAGGAGATATTAATAATCTCACACCTCCTGTCATTGCCTATATTCATCAACAGCATTTGTACGAATGCCAATACGTAACCCCAAAAAGATTTTGA
- a CDS encoding four helix bundle protein, which translates to MAEINDFKDLFIWQKGMDIAEKCYLLTKHFPKEEIYGMVQQIRRSSVSIPANIAEGYGRRSSRDYARFLNISQGSINELETHLILSERIGLCTLNEIDLIIKLLHEETRMIIALIKKLEL; encoded by the coding sequence ATGGCAGAAATAAATGATTTTAAAGATTTATTTATTTGGCAAAAAGGTATGGATATAGCTGAAAAATGCTATTTACTAACTAAACACTTTCCTAAAGAAGAAATTTATGGCATGGTTCAACAAATTAGAAGATCATCTGTTTCTATTCCTGCTAATATTGCAGAGGGTTATGGAAGAAGATCATCTAGAGATTACGCAAGATTTTTAAATATAAGTCAAGGTTCAATAAATGAGTTAGAAACTCATCTTATTTTATCAGAAAGAATCGGGTTATGTACTTTGAATGAAATTGATTTGATTATTAAATTGCTTCACGAAGAAACTCGAATGATTATTGCTCTTATAAAAAAATTAGAGCTATAA
- a CDS encoding peptidylprolyl isomerase encodes MRLKFPQFFVVLLMIGTLTLGGCTSNTTSSSTSPAATATSATTNSATTSAKTVSETTSESVPGLKGLPRLEGKATVVMTVKGAPIEMEIDGTNAPITAGNFVDLVQKGVYDGLVFHRVVRDPQPFVVQGGDPQGKDPKFPENRLGTGGYIDSKTGSERRIPLEIKPKGATQPIYSKTITEKPELQHKQGAIAMARSQSPDSASSQFYFALADLSFLDGNYAVFGHVTKGFDVVNKIQQGDRIESAKVTKGAENFQPGQ; translated from the coding sequence ATGCGGTTAAAATTTCCACAATTTTTTGTAGTTCTGTTGATGATTGGTACTTTGACCTTGGGAGGATGTACAAGCAATACAACATCCTCTAGTACATCCCCAGCAGCAACAGCTACCTCAGCAACAACTAACAGTGCTACTACTAGCGCAAAAACAGTATCAGAAACTACTAGTGAGAGTGTTCCTGGTCTGAAAGGTTTACCACGTCTTGAAGGTAAAGCTACGGTGGTGATGACCGTTAAAGGCGCACCAATTGAGATGGAAATAGATGGCACAAATGCACCAATTACTGCTGGTAATTTTGTGGATTTGGTACAAAAAGGCGTTTATGACGGTTTAGTATTCCATCGCGTTGTCCGTGATCCTCAACCTTTTGTAGTTCAAGGTGGAGATCCACAAGGCAAAGATCCAAAATTCCCCGAAAATAGACTGGGAACAGGTGGTTATATTGATTCTAAAACTGGAAGTGAGCGCCGTATACCTTTAGAAATTAAGCCCAAAGGCGCAACACAGCCTATTTACAGTAAGACAATTACTGAGAAGCCTGAGTTACAGCATAAGCAAGGGGCGATCGCTATGGCCAGATCACAATCCCCTGATTCTGCTTCTTCTCAATTTTACTTTGCTTTAGCAGATTTATCCTTCTTGGATGGTAACTATGCTGTGTTTGGTCATGTTACCAAAGGTTTTGATGTAGTTAACAAAATCCAGCAAGGCGATCGCATTGAGTCTGCTAAAGTTACGAAAGGTGCAGAAAATTTCCAACCTGGTCAGTAG